A single Kitasatospora kifunensis DNA region contains:
- a CDS encoding TIGR02679 family protein encodes MNEPHKPGQQIQHRLPEPIRSYLAHPGLDGLWQAVRARLERNCLAITGTLVLALDETGARRLGGLLGAHTRAGSVRVPLATLDAALRASSAGCSLITTVADLTGRPLADKNAERRQRRTTSAGVWARLEDALEDAGLAHLEWVPTWREQVRAQGLLTRAGPEAGGEAVEAAVRVLAILSPTLAADPHRGSSGVLGLAHLAARTTGDAHGLDDGRLAGGLVLRALAAARRLPWPTDVAGRRRLWEQAGVTADQVSGTVLVFGLRPPGDMPWPVMLRARAEMGLVTHLTLAELTCPAAKAPLAAAGQVVHVCENPQVLQSAAQLPVPGPLVCTAGMPSTAGWHLLERLAAEGALLRYHGDFDWPGMAIAARILGLAKPWRLGAEDYRQALTHLPGAACLPLTGDPIPTPWDPALADSMRGSGYAVHEETVLPLLLEDLRTCPTTQVA; translated from the coding sequence GTGAACGAACCGCACAAGCCCGGGCAGCAAATACAGCACCGGCTTCCCGAACCCATCCGCAGCTACCTGGCCCACCCCGGTCTGGACGGCCTGTGGCAGGCGGTCCGCGCCCGGCTGGAACGCAACTGCCTCGCGATCACCGGCACCCTGGTCCTTGCCCTGGACGAGACGGGCGCGCGGCGCCTGGGCGGTCTGCTCGGCGCCCACACCCGGGCCGGTTCTGTCCGCGTGCCGCTCGCGACCCTGGACGCGGCACTTCGCGCCTCCAGCGCCGGCTGCTCGCTGATCACCACCGTCGCGGATCTGACAGGGCGTCCGCTGGCCGACAAGAACGCCGAACGCCGGCAGCGCCGCACCACCTCGGCCGGGGTGTGGGCGCGGTTGGAGGACGCGCTGGAAGACGCCGGTCTCGCGCACCTGGAGTGGGTGCCGACCTGGCGGGAGCAGGTCCGCGCGCAAGGGCTGCTCACCCGTGCCGGGCCCGAGGCCGGCGGCGAGGCAGTTGAGGCAGCGGTACGGGTCCTGGCCATCCTGTCCCCCACGCTGGCCGCCGACCCTCATCGAGGGTCGTCCGGTGTGTTGGGGCTCGCTCATCTGGCCGCACGGACGACCGGCGACGCCCACGGGCTGGACGATGGCCGCCTCGCCGGCGGCCTGGTCCTGCGCGCCCTCGCCGCCGCCCGCCGCCTGCCCTGGCCCACCGACGTCGCAGGGCGGAGACGTCTGTGGGAGCAGGCCGGGGTAACGGCCGACCAGGTCTCTGGCACCGTGCTGGTCTTCGGTCTCAGGCCGCCGGGCGATATGCCGTGGCCCGTTATGCTCCGCGCCCGCGCCGAGATGGGCCTGGTCACCCACCTCACCCTGGCCGAACTCACCTGCCCCGCCGCGAAGGCGCCGCTGGCGGCGGCGGGACAGGTCGTCCATGTCTGCGAGAACCCCCAAGTCCTTCAATCCGCTGCCCAGTTGCCCGTGCCCGGGCCGCTGGTGTGCACCGCGGGCATGCCCTCCACCGCCGGCTGGCATCTGCTGGAGCGCCTGGCCGCCGAGGGCGCACTCCTGCGCTATCACGGCGACTTCGACTGGCCCGGGATGGCCATCGCCGCCCGGATCCTGGGCCTGGCCAAGCCCTGGCGACTCGGCGCCGAGGACTACCGGCAAGCGCTCACCCACCTGCCCGGCGCGGCCTGCCTTCCGCTGACCGGCGATCCCATCCCCACCCCCTGGGATCCGGCCCTCGCGGACTCCATGCGGGGTTCCGGGTATGCCGTCCACGAAGAAACGGTTCTGCCACTCCTGCTGGAGGACCTACGCACCTGCCCCACCACCCAGGTGGCATGA
- a CDS encoding HNH endonuclease, whose amino-acid sequence MPKRPCLDCGKLTTNPSRCETHQAEYLAAHNRRRGSATARGYGSKWRTVARALLARHREVYGDWCKGYRIASHASSDLTVDHIIPKANGGLDDRENLQVLCRSCNGRKRDGLA is encoded by the coding sequence ATGCCGAAACGGCCTTGCCTTGATTGCGGCAAGCTGACTACCAACCCTTCGCGCTGCGAAACCCATCAGGCGGAATACCTTGCTGCACACAATAGGCGGCGTGGTAGTGCTACAGCACGTGGCTATGGGTCTAAGTGGCGAACAGTAGCCAGGGCTCTGCTGGCTCGACACCGAGAAGTCTATGGTGATTGGTGCAAGGGCTACCGCATTGCATCACATGCCAGTAGTGATCTCACTGTGGATCACATCATCCCTAAGGCCAATGGTGGCTTGGATGACCGAGAGAACTTGCAAGTCCTTTGCCGGTCTTGTAATGGCAGGAAGCGCGACGGCTTGGCCTAG